From a region of the Lactuca sativa cultivar Salinas chromosome 4, Lsat_Salinas_v11, whole genome shotgun sequence genome:
- the LOC111894450 gene encoding protein ASPARTIC PROTEASE IN GUARD CELL 1 — translation MAEIGFPLLCILFTLSLPSILSRSHLPTSTGETSELDVSASIQKTLDVLSFTPRPSQSLMASAFDSSSSSSLLSLQLHSRVSVHKSSHQDYESVMLARLARDSARVESLQTRVDLAVNGVRKADLKPVDTELAAEDLEVPVISGTSQGSGEYFCRVGIGRPASQVYMVLDTGSDVNWVQCAPCGDCYQQADPIFEPASSSSYSPLTCDAHQCKSLDVSECRNGTCLYEVSYGDGSYTVGDFVTETVTLEGSTAVQNIAIGCGHNNEGLFVGAAGLIGLGGGALSFPSQINATSYSYCLVDRDSDSASTLDFNSPTPHDAITAPLLRSTKLDTFYYVGLRGLSVAGQLLHIPSSTFKLTTDGNAGVIVDSGTAVTRLQTEAYNALRDAFVKGTKGLPSANGVALFDTCYDLSEKKSVEVPTVAFHFSNGKKLDLPAKNYLIPVDSSGTFCFAFAPTSSSLSIIGNVQQQGTRVSYDLENSLIGFSPNKC, via the coding sequence ATGGCGGAAATTGGGTTTCCTCTCCTCTGTATTCTTTTCACTTTATCACTCCCATCCATTCTTTCTCGCAGCCACTTACCCACTTCCACCGGAGAAACTTCGGAGCTCGATGTGTCTGCTTCCATCCAGAAAACCCTCGATGTCCTCTCATTCACTCCTCGCCCTTCACAGTCGCTAATGGCCTCGGCTTTTGACTCGTCATCGTCTTCTTCGCTTCTCAGTCTGCAACTGCATTCTCGAGTCTCTGTTCACAAATCCTCACACCAAGATTACGAGTCAGTTATGTTAGCTAGACTCGCTCGTGACTCAGCACGAGTGGAATCCCTTCAAACCAGGGTAGATCTAGCCGTTAATGGCGTCAGGAAAGCGGATCTTAAGCCGGTAGACACTGAGCTTGCAGCTGAGGACTTGGAAGTTCCGGTAATTTCAGGTACGAGTCAGGGAAGCGGAGAGTACTTCTGCCGAGTGGGAATCGGTCGTCCGGCGAGTCAGGTTTATATGGTACTCGATACCGGCAGCGACGTCAACTGGGTACAGTGCGCACCCTGCGGCGATTGCTACCAGCAAGCGGACCCTATTTTTGAGCCGGCGTCGTCCTCCTCCTACTCTCCGCTCACCTGCGACGCTCACCAATGCAAATCTCTCGACGTTTCAGAGTGCAGAAACGGCACCTGCTTGTACGAAGTATCCTACGGCGATGGGTCATACACCGTCGGAGATTTCGTGACGGAGACGGTGACTCTTGAAGGATCAACCGCCGTTCAAAACATAGCCATCGGCTGTGGACATAATAACGAGGGACTGTTCGTCGGAGCCGCCGGATTAATCGGTCTCGGCGGCGGAGCGTTGTCGTTTCCTTCACAGATAAACGCGACTTCCTACTCCTATTGCCTCGTGGACCGTGACTCCGACTCGGCATCAACTCTGGACTTCAACTCACCAACTCCCCACGACGCCATTACAGCTCCGTTATTACGAAGCACCAAGCTCGACACGTTTTACTACGTCGGTTTAAGAGGTCTAAGCGTCGCCGGTCAACTGTTACATATCCCGTCGTCGACATTCAAGCTAACAACCGACGGTAATGCCGGTGTTATAGTTGACTCCGGTACGGCGGTGACTCGGTTGCAGACGGAGGCATACAATGCGCTACGGGATGCGTTCGTAAAGGGCACGAAGGGGTTGCCGTCGGCGAACGGAGTGGCGCTGTTCGATACTTGCTACGACTTGTCGGAGAAGAAGAGCGTTGAGGTGCCAACGGTGGCGTTTCATTTCTCCAACGGGAAGAAACTGGATTTACCGGCTAAAAATTACCTGATACCGGTTGACTCGTCAGGAACGTTTTGTTTTGCCTTTGCTCCGACGTCGTCTTCGTTGTCGATTATAGGGAACGTACAACAACAAGGGACACGTGTCAGTTATGACCTAGAAAACTCCCTCATTGGATTCTCCCCTAATAAATGCTAA
- the LOC111894408 gene encoding uncharacterized protein LOC111894408, with protein sequence MSISFRIGKPFPIDSEIEKTTKKLRKQAKLRKRQPVSGTSSSSDPPVINIWEDIPLSSVSASETKSPSLSPQLASPINITPPSSPVHNILNSSPTETSPNSQAMADNPGGNQGPPNPPPEQTLRQWSRQEVTQQPLCITYPAVTNLELKFGLIHLLPTFRGLENEDPHKFLTEFHVVCVGMKPHNVTEDQIKLRAFPFVVQDVAKDWLYDLPPGTVTTWVDLARLFLDKYFPEMKASALRREIIGIKQNKREAFHTYWDRFKKLCARCPKHGITEYQLLQYFIEGMTPMERRLLNASSGGSLPDKTPTEIRNLIKSMAEDSKHSSHDEEWYTDAPRGVKEVQTPQIEAQLSELMKVVMMLAKDKGVQPTPHPCGICTQVGHPTDMCPQLQEEDYEEAKVMGGYSGANQRGYEQPRGDQRWNNNQGWGGNQQGNYQQNQSHQYQPRPPFLQNQQRPPFQPQNYQPRYPQQPPTQASSSSMSLEDIVKSLAISTQCFQQETKASIKSLEQQVSQLAQFVSKMESQGKLPSQTEKNPKHNVCAITLRGGKSYESPRMPDEEEEEKEIEVEEAIKEKEKKSTPKSRKLTESEVKVTPAPFPSRLASTKREREDDEIMAMLRKVEINIPLLDVITQIPRYAKFLKELCTSKKKLKANQTVKVGENISAVLQKRLPKKCKDPGVFTVPCKMGNLFVPHVMLDLGASINVLPYSSYKTMGIGPLSKTGVIIQLADRSLVHPKSVLEDVLVRVNELVFPLTFMF encoded by the coding sequence aTGTCTATATCTTTTCGTATAGGTAAGCCATTCCCAATTGATTCGGAGATAGAGAAGACTACAAAGAAGTTAAGGAAGCAAGCCAAGCTTCGTAAGAGGCAACCGGTTTCCGGTACTTCTTCATCATCCGATCCCCCGGTCATCAACATTTGGGAGGACATACCCCTCTCAAGTGTATCCGCATCAGAAACAAAAAGCCCATCACTCTCACCACAACTAGCCTCACCAATAAATATCACTCCACCCTCTTCACCTGTTCATAATATCCTAAACAGTTCACCTACAGAAACATCACCCAATTCTCAAGCCATGGCAGATAACCCTGGAGGGAATCAAGGTCCTCCAAACCCACCACCCGAACAAACTCTCCGTCAATGGTCAAGACAAGAGGTGactcaacaacctctttgcaTCACATACCCAGCCGTCACCAACTTGGAACTAAAATTTGGGCTTATCCACTTACTCCCAACTTTTAGAGGTTTGGAGAATGAAGATCCTCACAAGTTCCTCACCGAGTTCCATGTAGTATGTGTGGGTATGAAACCACACAATGTCACGGAGGACCAAATCAAgcttagggcattcccctttgTGGTGCAAGACGTAGCCAAAGATTGGCTTTATGACCTCCCACCGGGGACGGTAACTACTTGGGTAGATCTTGCAAGGTTGTTTTTGGATAAGTACTTTCCCGAGATGAAAGCTTCCGCCCTACGGAGGGAAATCATTGGAATCAAGCAGAACAAGAGAGAAGCTTTTCACACATATTGGGATCGATTCAAGAAACTTTGTGCTCGTTGTCCAAAGCACGGGATCACCGAGTATCAGCTCCTACAGTATTTCATTGAAGGTATGACCCCCATGGAAAGAAGGCTTCTCAATGCTTCTAGTGGCGGATCTTTGCCCGATAAGACCCCAACTGAGATCCGAAATCTAATCAAGAGCATGGCCGAAGATTCCAAACATTCAAGCcatgacgaagaatggtatacgGATGCACCCCGGGGTGTAAAAGAAGTTCAAACTCCTCAGATTGAAGCTCAATTGTCCGAGCTCATGAAAGTAGTCATGATGTTGGCCAAAGACAAAGGTGTGCAACCCACACCCCACCCATGCGGTATTTGCACCCAAGTGGGGCATCCAACCGATATGTGCCCACAACTCCAAGAAGAAGATTATGAAGAAGCGAAAGTCATGGGAGGCTATTCTGGGGCAAATCAGAGAGGTTATGAGCAACCAAGAGGTGATCAGCGATGGAACAATAATCAAGGGTGGGGAGGCAATCAACAAGGGAATTATCAGCAAAATCAATCGCATCAATATCAACCAAGACCACCATTTCTTCAAAATCAACAACGACCACCCTTCCAACCTCAAAATTACCAACCAAGGTACCCACAACAACCCCCTACACAAGCAAGTTCTTCAagtatgtccttagaggacatagTGAAAAGCCTTGCCATAAGCACTCAATGCTTTCAACAAGAAACCAAGGCAAGCATAAAAAGCTTGGAGCAACAAGTATCACAACTTGCTCAGTTCGTGAGTAAGATGGAGTCGCAAGGCAAGCTACCCTCTCAAACGGAGAAGAACCCAAAACACAATGTGTGTGCAATTACTCTAAGAGGTGGGAAAAGCTATGAAAGTCCAAGGATGccggatgaagaagaagaagagaaagagattGAGGTGGAAGAGGCTATCAAAGAAAAGGAAAAGAAGAGTACTCCAAAGTCTAGGAAGCTAACAGAATCTGAAGTGAAAGTCACACCAGCTCCATTTCCTTCAAGGCTGGCAAGCACCAAAAGAGAAAGGGAAGATGACGAAATCATGGCCATGCTTCGAAAGGTTGAAATCAATATCCCTCTTTTAGATGTCATTACACAGATTCCTAGATATgctaagttccttaaggaactttgcacATCTAAGAAAAAGCTTAAAGCAAATCAAACTGTGAAGGTTGGTGAAAATATCTCAGCCGTGTTACAAAAGCGGCTACCAAAAAAATGCAAGGACCCGGGTGTTTTCACGGTTCCTTGCAAAATGGGTAACCTTTTTGTACCACATGTCATGCTTGATCTTGGAGCATCAATTAATGTCTTACCCTATTCAAGTTATAAGACAATGGGAATTGGACCTTTATCAAAAACCGGAGTTATCATTCAACTTGCTGACCGGTCTTTGGTACACCCGAAAAGTGTATTGGAGGACGTGTTAGTGCGAGTTAATGAGCTTGTTTTCCCGCTGACTTTTATGTTTTAG
- the LOC111894406 gene encoding uncharacterized protein LOC111894406 has protein sequence MPWMRVDAMIKGWLTTAMEKNIRNSVKYAGTTSEIWSDLNERFGKESAPRAYELKQKITSTRQGSATVSTYFTQLQSIWDEFQSIYPFPRCSCNKCECNIGKKINEHQEKERLYEFLMGLDAEFTFIRTQILATKPIPSLGTAYHMVTEDERQRVVSNESAKPLESAAFKAFQRRNGPSSSSK, from the coding sequence ATGCCATGGATGCGGGTCGATGCCATGATAAAGGGTTGGTTGACGACCGCCATGGAGAAGAACATACGGAACAGTGTCAAATACGCAGGGACGACATCGGAGATATGGTCAGATCTGAATGAACGTTTCGGGAAAGAAAGCGCTCCTAGGGCGTATGAGTTAAAGCAAAAGATCACTTCTACTCGACAAGGTAGTGCCACTGTATCCACATACTTCACACAGTTACAATCCATATGGGATGAATTTCAGTCCATATATCCATTCCCTCGATGTTCCTGTAACAAATGTGAATGTAATATTGGCAAGAAGATTAATGAGCATCAAGAGAAAGAACGTCTTTATGAGTTTTTGATGGGACTAGATGCCGAGTTCACATTCATTAGAACCCAAATCCTAGCCACTAAACCAATTCCTTCTCTTGGGACGGCATACCACATGGTGACTGAGGATGAAAGGCAAAGAGTCGTCTCCAATGAAAGCGCAAAACCTCTCGAATCCGCTGCATTCAAGGCCTTTCAAAGAAGGAATGGACCTTCAAGTTCGAGCAAATAA